The window ATGACGAACACCTAAACCTCCGATAAGCAAACGCAAACCGCAAGCATTCTAAGAAATTCTCACGTTCAATTACGATTTTATGGAttgtaaacaatttgtttTACTCAGTTTAGTGTCATTACCTGTATTGATTTAGTATCGTTGATGTTGTGACATTTATGCAAATTTGTCGTGCTTCTAATCCTTTTCGCATGTTTTGAGGCCTCtctccaaattttaatataaacaaGGAGCATCACACCccaaatcaaaacaaacatCGGCGTAAGGACGAAATTAAAGTACACTTCCGGAATTATCTGAACATCACAAGTTTTCTCTTCGGTCCATGTGTTCCAATAAATCGGAACGGTGGAAAAAGTCAGCGACAAGATCCATACgagagaaatgagaaaagttGCATTTTGCCGCGTCATATACTGGTTGTATTTCAAGGGATGGACGATGGCCGTATATCTGTCCGTGGCGACGAAAAGAAGGTTTAATATCGAGCTTGCACAAGCGAAAGATATGAGGACAAATCGGGCCAAACAAGTGGTTTCGTTGTGAATGATTGAGTCCGTCAAGTAGAAGCACATATGGTAAGGGATGGACAGCCCCACCAATAAGTCGCTCACTCCCAAGCTGAAGATGAATTGGTTGGACACCATCGACGACAACTGTCGGCTGGCCGCTATTGCGAAAAGTGTCAAAGTGTTGCCAGCAATAGCACAAACGATAATTATACAGTACACTGTTATCCACAAACCACCACCTACATAATCGGACACTGTGGTGGAATTTTCGGTCGACGTTTCTCCCATCATTGATTAATCGTTTGGCAACATTTCAATTGATTTAATTGCATCCCGTGGCCACTCAGCATAAATCTCACGATTTACATTTTCGATAAGTTGTATTTTAAACCGACGAGGAGCGAACACCTAACGCTCAAGCTGCCGCGAAACGGACTGATCATTGGTGGTGTTGCCGGTATCAACAAACATGACTGGAACACCGACACACCAATTCGCGGTTCCTTAAATatgtaatatttaattttgcgGAGATGGAAACTTGTACAATTGTTATATTGCTTCCAGTAATTTCTGTTATCTCTACTGAAGGATTATAAGCACGTAATTCCGTTAGTGATTAAGGGGTATCAGGAagaatcaaattaaattattgataaatgtGTAGCAGCAATTACATGAACCAACAATTGCACGATATTTTTTAGGCTCGTtgggaaaattattttcgataatGATAATCGAGAATGATGAAgttgttgaaaaaaacttttcggATCGATAGACATTAAGTAACTGTAATTACACAGTCGTGTCATTGATTTAATAAAGCACTGTTATTCCATACAAGTGGGCTTACCATCATTTAGCCAAATATTTTTCCTATAATTACATACCGCCGGCACGAAAGTAAAAACCTTCACCTTTGAGATTGTTTTGtaacaaatcaaaattataGTACGATGTTCACCGGTTCAATGTTTCTCTCAactagtttaaaattttccccgAGATTATTTTGTGCTTGTACTCCTTTTAATAAGCTTCCCGGAATATAATACatacaattattataaatagtaCAAAGACCATCAAGTTACACGCTTTGCAAGAAATTCATTCAGCAATAGGGGAATGACGTTAAACCGGTAGTTTTGTTTACACAGCCATTAAAGCTTTAGAAGCATTATTACAAAACATAAttctatttataaaatttaatcaaacatGTCTTGCTGAATATATGACAAAATTCGTAACGACCATGACATTATCTTCCGTTAATTTTGCCGTACTTCTTTTACATAATCAATAATTGCTTTGTGTCAAAGAATCATTAACGCCGTTATTAAGCTCGTGGCGATAAGACGTGGTGATCTATTGCAACAATTTGCAGATTGGCGTGGGCATAAATCAAGCGGTCaagtggattttttttattacgagTAATGTTTGTTGTAGCATACGAAGTGTTTGCAAAACAACTAATAagcatttaacttttttaggtgTTTTAAAACGGCTATAACGTACTCAGTTCATTATATCCGAAGCTCGCAATAAGCGGAAAActagaaaacgcttttttagctgttatttttactttaaataaatatctatTGTATGAAACAAAAAGTGAACCCTTTGGGAAACAACGTTGTAGTTTGTAGTTGTGAAAATATTGTAAAGGGTGATAGTAGAGTTAAAAAAGCTCTAAATACTTATAGTTCCTGAGATTTAgagaattttggtcaaaacaaaaattttaaatcaatctgGCCTCTGAGCTTAGTTCTTTAAAATCTATTACACTGAGGTAAAATCAGCAAAAACAGTCACAGAAAGACAGAAAAAGCCCTTCCATaagaaatttctaaaaatgtaaaaagttTACAAAGATTCTACTGAATTTTATTTGCTCAAATGTCACCGCCTATTAGCCATATAAACTTTGGAAAAAAGTACTCAAAAGACGCAAACTTAGTTGGTATGGCGTTtatttgacgaatttttaaaCGTTGCAAGTTCTATATCTGAAAAAGTAGTAAAAGTTCGGAGAAAGCAAgctgatttattttgactttgaGTTCTAATATCATAAAATATTCTGACAACTTGCAAATTCACTTTGTGATTatgtttaaaatgtttttgtaataatctGTTCATCAGTTAACACTTCTTTTTCCACTTTGTCATTATCAAACCCAATTCGGTTGAAAGGTTCGttataaacgaaaaaatcactaagCGAAGCTGACCATGTAATGAAGTAAAATgaccggaataaaaaattattatagccTCTAAGGACTCTTAACAATGTGTTAAAATGTATTTGTCTATTCatatgcttaatttttttgtgaaatttgacAGTGGTgcaagaataaaataaacttgaGGTTCTAGATTTTGCCTTATTATGCAGAATTGTTTGTTATTTGATACGAAAAGCATAGTATTTAATTCATGGCCACTATTCCGATTAGTTTCCCattcattaaataattactgcaTGAAATATCGAACAAGATTTCATCTTACCTGGAATGATTTGGAATCGTTGATGTCTTTTGGCACTCTCGCAACTCTGCGTATTCGCCTTGCGTGCTGACGCGCTTCTTTCCAAATTTTCACGTACACCAACAACATCGTAATCCAGATGATTCCAAAGAGGGGTGTCAGTATATAATTGAAATAAACCTGGGGTAGAAACTTAAAGATGTCACATTTCAATTCTGTTTCCCAGTTGTTCCAAAAAATCGGGACTGTGGATATAGCACTACTAAAAACCCGCCCGCTTAAAATGAGTGTCCACACCATCCTGTTGCTCATATATTTGTTGTAGTGAAGGGGGTAAAGTATGGCGATGTAGCGATCAGCGGCTATTGTCAGTAATTTGCAAATGGAATGAGAGCACGCAAACAACGGCACAATGGACATTATAAGACAGGGTAGTTGCCCGTCTAAAGTTTCCTTGTAAATGTAGAAACACACGTGGTATGGAATGTAGAGTCCTACGAGGAGGTCGGTTATGGCCAAACTGTAAATGAACTTGTTGGCGGTCACGGAGGATAGTCTTCGGTTGAGCGCGATTGCGAAAATCGTCAATAAGTTTCCCGAAATAATCACAGAGAAAATTAACGAGTACACTGATATCCATAGCGCACTTCCGGGGTATACGAAAGTTTCGGAACTGTTGTTGGAAGTCATTTTCTTTACACTTCTCGATCGGCACTAATAGAATCGGGACGTTTCCATCCTTTTATTAAATGGAAAAAGTGCGTCATCGTTTGTTCTTCCTTCAACTTCCATTGATCGGtttacgtttttcgatttttaacGCTGAAATTTGTATCAATGGGAATTGATAAAAACACATGTACGCTAGTACGGTATTCGGAAGCACACTAATCGCCGATTTTCTATATTACACATTACTGGAGGTATCAAATAGCAATTTGGTGAAAACAATCACGTCATCCTTTATTTGTTTTGCTATCAATCGGTTGTgtgttatgattttttagctGGAAGGCTTGTTTTGATGTGTTTTGCTCACTTTTGATGTATGACTGTTCGAATATTGTATTTTGTGGTGTCGTCAGCAttgcaatttcaattttatgtGTAACACTCGATAATCAATTTGCGGGACGAAGTAATTGGAAGTTATTAGAAAGGAGACAACTATTCTTAGAACAAAGAAAAACGTGGAACCATGACACAAATGCGTACGAAAATGGAATTGCCATTAGCTCCTTTTATGACCGGAaatacagaaataaaattattttgtagtatGTACTCTACAACGTAAGCAAATTCAATTATGGGGTGATTGAAGGATCGGCAAATTGATAGCGTTGAAACAGTTTTTGTTTGTCCAGTTGGTCTTTCACCAGTATCGATTTTTCTACTTATCTGCAGAAGAGGATCCTATGGGTTCTAGTGCACATTATCACATTTGACCCTTGATCGCtggtttaatataattttggttttttattcatgAATGAAATTTGATTTCGGAAATTGTTTCTATTGTTTTATCTCATGTGTTCATCGAATGGAACAAATGAAAATTCACCGTTGGCAGAAATGAAGGTGAAAGATAATTATCTGCTTcccaacattaaaaaaattatttacataattatatAGACAGAAGCAACAGAAACactaatattttcaaaatttaatttttggtttatccCACGAATTCTGAACACATTTTCCTAAGTacggtttcattttatttttcattcccAATTTAGATTTAAGTATTACTTAGATACATTCATTACTATTTGGATGAAAATATTCCGTGAAGAattctcatttattttaattttttgccaaaaataacTCGGCCTTGCCTTTGCATTCCATTTCAATCTTTCAGTATTGGCAATTTTTCTATAATGTTATCGAAATATTTGCcctttgttgtgaaaaatgcTTGTGTTATTTCATCGAAGTGTAATTAGTCTCATTAGTAGTAGAGTAGTACGTTCTGCTTGTTTATTATCTAAAAGGTAGTGTTACAAATCGTGCTCTTCAAATTGATTACCACCTACTCCCATTCATATAAACTATCTACCTGTGCTGGATTAAACCTTGCCATTTTCTCACTCAAAATGAAATAACCGCGAAATATCCATTACTATTTTTAtggtagtaataaaattttattatgatttcGTCTCCTACGATATAAATACGGCGGGAAAAATTGCTCCAAATAATACTGCAGTTAAATTAAATGCATGAGATAACAGCGGACTTGATAAATTTGTGTTTAAAGGGGAAAGAGCGCACTATAAATTAAttctcttttttaattatgagcGAGGGATTACGATGTCAATGCAAATCGTATATCACAGATAACACACTGTTATCAACACttgaaataatgtaatttattgaaTATTACAAAATGCATTACATAAATACAGAAGAAACCCTCTTTTTCAGGGAATTTTCCGCACCGCTTGTGAAAACGTACTGAAAACTATGCGAAAAGGACGTGAGACCTTGCTCACACTTTTGGAGGCGTTCGTTTACGATCCCCTGATCGACTGGACAGTGGGTGGCGAGGTGTTGGCAGGCACAAGCTTTGGAGGGATCTCCTCAAGTGTTAATTCCAGACAAAGCAAAAAAGACCTAGAGAAAGAAGTGACTCTGTCCATGTTTAATGTGCGTTGCACCGAAATGAAAGTCGAATGGGAGGAAAATAAGTAAATTGCGAAAATTGGACCGATGGGAAGAGATTACAACTTTTGTTTTAgggaaaatattttgagagaTATTCCAACACTGCTTGAAAATTTCCAGTCGTGGATTGATGTACAGAAGAAGATTAGCGAAACGGAAGATTATTTACAAGATTTGCACCAACAGATGGCTCTAGTGAAAGAGGCTGAGGCGCACGGTGCTAATAAACACAGCCTGTATAATTTGCCATCGCGTTACGAAATCTATTGCAAGACGCAGGAGGCCATGAAAACTGCAAAGAAAGATATCGATAAGATAATGGACGAGGCTGAAAACCACATTACCGGTTATTTAGAGGCCTTGAAACTATTAGAGAGTCCTCAATTCGCGCATTGGATATCCGATCTGAAAGCGCCCGATAATGATATGAATATATTCGATTTAGTTAAGGAGTTTTTGCACAATGCTGGCAAAAACGATGTGATAACGCAGTGTGAACAGTCGGAAAGTGACGTCGAACAGTTATCGAAATTGCAGAATTTGTCAATAAGGCGATGTTTGCAGCTCTTACAGGAGTATCATGCGATTTTGTCGCAGTGTCCCAAGTCATACATTGAAAATCACCGAATgtatttatacctaaactggTCAAAGTTTATGCTAGATACTAAAACAGTCGAAAGTTGCGATGCTATTTACGAAAAGTTCCGAATGTTTCTTGATTTTGGTAACGCCAAACACactttacagttttcttacaGTTTGGAAACTTTCTACAAAGAGACTATAGCTCAAGTCAATAAACTTTACGAGGATTTGACCAAAATTCGAACGCAAGAATCGAGCGTTGCACTTGAAAAACTATACGCTAATGCACGATTAGGCGTTTCaacgtttttaaattgtgaGAAAGGAGCTACAAGTGCTTTTGAGTTCGTTATAGCCAACGAGTTGGTgctacttaataaaaacttcctAACTTTGGAGACTGCAGCCAGTCGAAGCGGagatttgttaattaaattgacATCAAGAGATGGTGACTGGTTTTTAGATGAGCTGGTTTTAAACAGTACCAGAGTGGTAGAAATGATTAATAATCTTCCAGTGAAGCAAGAGGGTGAAGTTGGCCGGTTTGTGAAGGTGTTGAATGGCATTAGAAGTGCGAATAATGTTTACAAAGGGTTACATGAGctacattttaatttccacaCTATTATTTTGCCCGAAAGCATGAAGAAAATTCAGAGTGAAGAACCAACTGTCGTACAGATGGTTGCAGATCTTGGCAGTTTGATAGGCGAGTTGGGAACCACAATTCCAGATATGATCGCCCAGCTGGAGAAGATTTTGTCCTGTTTGTTTATGCAGATGGATATTAATGTAAGTTTAGCAAAGGCCCATTCTTCTGTAGAATTATTAACAGCGGTTAAACAAacattgaaatttatttttaattattgtaattttaaattttatttgttgaggcatttttacatttacttttcagtaatttttattttattttatttttctgctttattattattatgtatccTCTGTTCCAGATTTTGTCAATTACttgtgtaatattttttaacgttcCTTCTCCGTACTAGCAATTCATTGTCGCTCtcatttttaatagttttttcttCTCATAGTTGTCTTTATTAGGTTACTTTTTTCACCcttgaaataatttctttattctTGTGGATATGTGTTATTAGctaccttttttattattttttttgttgagatatttttacattttcttgtgaaaaattgtatGCGTGACTGTAATTTTGTTACAGCCTTCGTACGAAATAGTTTTGGGTCGTGTGGCCGCAGTGCGGAGCAAATTCCAGCTTTTGATTCAGAGTCAGTCTGATACTCTCAGTGCGGGCAAAATGCTCCTGATGGGTTTTAACGGACTTTTCGAAAAACTGAGTCAAGAAATGCACACTTTGGTCAGTACTTTAGGCAGTCTGGACATACCTTCCTCCTGGAAGAAATTAGATCAAGTGAAAGAAGCGAAAAGCATTGGTGCCCATATTTTTAACCCCAGGGTCCACGATATCCTCGAGGATATCTTTCTTCTGAAAAGGCTGCAAACAATGTCTGAATTTTTCGGTCTGGTGCTCGAAATGTGCCAGTCGTTTAAAGCCAATGCAAAACATGTGATTTTTAACGACGATCAATTGGTGAAGCCTGTGAGACAATTTATCGCCGATTTTATTTCGCGCCAACTGTTGGGCATAACGACCGAAGCAGTGGCGTATTGTGTTTGTTtccttttgcaaaatttgagtCTTGATGTCTCACACGAAATCGAACAAAAAGATATCGGTGCTGAAACGAAAGTTCCTTTAGATGAGTTGTGCCATAAGGCTTGGAATTATTTATTCAAGCAGGGAGTGTTTAGCCAGAATTTAGTGTCGCAAGCTTCGGGCTTTTCGACCAATTTGAAGAGTGCCTGGGAGAAGATTCAAGAGCCGAAAAAGATCGAACTGAAGTTGACTGTCTTACAGTCAAGTGCGCTGCGCATACAGAACCAGCTTACggtttataattttatgtaCGAAGAGATTTTGTCGCAATTACACGTCTACACAGGTGTGAGGAATAAGTTTATTGTGGATTTGAAGACTGAAATAACGAATTTGAAAACCGTCCATTCGAAATTAATTGAAGCAAGAGAGAAGCAACAGTGTTTAATTGAAAACGCTTATCAGAGGCTGAATTGGGCAAAGGGTGCGAACCCGAACGTTGTTGAAATTTCTGCAGCTTTTGAAAGCGCAGTCTCGACACGAGATACACGTTTAAATTTGGaacaaaaaatcgcaaatgaaattttaaccgCGTGCAAAGTTATATTGCAACATGAATTGTTGAGGACTCCTTGTAACGAGTCAAAGGCGTACGATAAGTTATTTTTGAACAGTTTTGAGAAATGGAGGATCGCTTGCCAGTATACGAATTCGCGGAATGATGTTATGACTCCAACTGAAGAAAGTATAATGAACTTGCTAACGGCCGAATTGTTGCATAATCCCAAGTGGTTACAAGCCATTTCTGAGATAATCTCCGATTTGATTACGATGTCTCAGAAGAAATTGACTGAGGAAAAGGCCAATTTGATGTGCATTTCTGAGGATTTGACAAccgaaattgaaaaattcaaagagATTTACAACATTCACTGCAGATTGATGTCGGATGTTAAGTCACTGATCAAATCTATGACCAAAATTGAAGACTACACGTCACAGACGCAACAGTTTATCGCCGATTACCGACTGTATATTGACAGTTTTTCGTCTTTGTTTTCCAAATTCAAGAGAGAAATGTCCCTGGACGACGTCCAGGCATGCATCGAGCATTTGCGTTTTCTCGAACAGAACACGAACCAAATTTACGGCGATTTGCTAAATTTAGAGGCGAAGAGGAATCGTCCACAGCTGACGCGACAGGACTGCATTGCCGTCAGTCCGATCAAGGTACAGAAGCAGGAGTCGAAAGGACAGCAGAGGAACGCTTACGCGGTCAACGTTTGGCGCAGGGTTAAGATGAAGTTGGAAGGCCGAGATCCAGATCCTGGCAGAAAATACACTTCTCAGGAACAGGTTCGTGTTTGAAACTCGTGTCTGTTTTTGAAGACTAAATGTTTTCGTATCTGTAGGTCGATTACGTGATCCGAGAGGCGACCAACTTGGACAACTTGGCCCTTTTGTACGAGGGCTGGACACCGTGGGTTTGAAATGCAGCGAGTGCGGCAGTAAAGCCCTGCCTGGATCTCTCTTCAGTACTAGTGATGCGCCAGTGCGCACTGGTCGCCGTGGGTGAAGCAGCAGCGCCATCTCTAACTATACTTGCCAATCAGGCCAAGTTGCTTAGTTTTATTGTTCTTGCAAGAATTTGATTTAGGGATCGAaggattattgaaaaaataaaaaacttaaaaaatattgttcttgCATTATCGGTAAAACTCGGCCACTTGAACATAGTAAAGTATCTCAAAGTTAATGCTgcttttcattttaattatcaaCGGTAATGTCAGAGTTGACAAATGCTGCCAAAATGGCAGCCTCTATGTTCTCAAAATGGAGTCTTGATGTATTTGAAGTGTGCCGATTAATCGGCGTCCAAATTCAATGTACCCCAACATTCTGTGGTACGCAGGCTGGATTTACATATAGATAAGTCATCTGGTGATTGGATGTGTGTAAATTCAGTTGGTTGTTGCATTCAAATGTGACCTAACTCAATGTTTACTATAACTTTTATTCAAGTAGAACTCTTTCGAATCATGCTACTAGCTCCTTATTCTTATAATCTTCAACACACTGGTCTGACAAGATAAATTGATTTTAGATGTAGTACCttcttattattgtttatgtagggttttattattctttgaTAAGTTTTGATTTGGTTTAGAAATCGTAATAAATGTTCAATGGAAACAACACGTACACGTTCATTACACAATAAGATCTCTGTCAGTGTATGTATaatgtttattactttttctgatttcttttaatgataatataaaatatacttaTTGAACGTTAGtgcttttcattaaaaacCCCTACGAAGCAgataaatgataaaaaaccGTACTTGACATGTGCCAACTTACAGCTCACAATAGAAACCGGAGCATGTGTGTCCCACTTTATTTAGCgcttttgaaaaagtttttgattttttgcctTACGAccacaaatattaaaattaattaattattttcacataAAATAATGTCTTACGGGACGAATTTTCAAAGTATTGTAGGACCTAACTAAACAAGATTTTTCGTAAtgcagatttttttataaagaaaacTTATCACTAGAAAAAACAGTCACAATGCTTAAACGTATTTCTTGACTTGTGCTTGACGCAATTTATTGTGTGAACACCATAGAATATAGTAGTTATAGAAAATCAAGTAACACGTAATTCACTGGTCGtcaaaatttcgataataGCGCCATATCTTGGTAGTATGAGGAACTAAAATTGgcggcaaatttaaatattttaatattaatacaattaatttaatttttttattttttttacaatttaaacacACATAActgattttattgaaaatcggttaaatgtgtttaattgcaaaattttgttagtattataaatataaagaaaaaataaatacattgaatgaaaataatttattaatgaattaacgtttcacaaattatgaaaacatcaattataagaaataaatGTCGTGTTTGGCTTCCACATATTAATTTGGCGACTTCCTCACCCTCAAAAACCGgttatttaacattattttgaaacttggaaaaaaattaaagaactaaataagtaaatacggACTCTAATAGGGTACCATTGGAGTTTTAGGCATGTGCCCAATTCAATTTTCACAGAAAAGTAGTGCTTTTAATAGTTTGTGCAAACATTTCTTGTATGTTTTCGTGTTGGTTGTAGACTCACATAGATGactttacaacaaatttactTATATGAACTTATTATGAGTAAGaggtttttctgattttaatgTAAGGACTCCACTTTGGTGGATTCACCAGTCTTGAAACTTAACGGTAAAAAGGAGGGAGTTCAAGATacgtttttgtgatttttgtacaaatgaatgaatgaacgcgtgtattaaataa of the Tribolium castaneum strain GA2 chromosome 1, icTriCast1.1, whole genome shotgun sequence genome contains:
- the mAChR-C gene encoding octopamine receptor 1, with the translated sequence MMGETSTENSTTVSDYVGGGLWITVYCIIIVCAIAGNTLTLFAIAASRQLSSMVSNQFIFSLGVSDLLVGLSIPYHMCFYLTDSIIHNETTCLARFVLISFACASSILNLLFVATDRYTAIVHPLKYNQYMTRQNATFLISLVWILSLTFSTVPIYWNTWTEEKTCDVQIIPEVYFNFVLTPMFVLIWGVMLLVYIKIWREASKHAKRIRSTTNLHKCHNINDTKSIQVVMLTLGCFSICWMPYFIVTTYFRISGSSSQFSLLYEIAFTLAVCNSGMNPVIYAWKNSNFREAFWCLLTCHSPNNSTKKTNYITNHVPSSKKSSIGGHDNVVAQTEIEIESPTPKDYDEHECSVSTEMTTVNTSTWS
- the mAChR-C gene encoding octopamine receptor 1 isoform X1, with product MTSNNSSETFVYPGSALWISVYSLIFSVIISGNLLTIFAIALNRRLSSVTANKFIYSLAITDLLVGLYIPYHVCFYIYKETLDGQLPCLIMSIVPLFACSHSICKLLTIAADRYIAILYPLHYNKYMSNRMVWTLILSGRVFSSAISTVPIFWNNWETELKCDIFKFLPQVYFNYILTPLFGIIWITMLLVYVKIWKEARQHARRIRRVARVPKDINDSKSFQVVMLTLGCFSICWMPYFIVTTYFRISGSSSQFSLLYEIAFTLAVCNSGMNPVIYAWKNSNFREAFWCLLTCHSPNNSTKKTNYITNHVPSSKKSSIGGHDNVVAQTEIEIESPTPKDYDEHECSVSTEMTTVNTSTWS